A segment of the Cenarchaeum symbiosum A genome:
ATTATGAACGATTCAAGCGATCTTGCATACTCGTGTAATCTGCACCGCTCGCTGTACCCTGCGGCATCCCGTATGAGCCCCTGCAGCTTGGAAAGTATCCAGATGTCGGGCGGCCGCAGCAAGCCTGCCGTCTTGGCCTCTGCGGCGGTGCCCCCGCCATACCCGTCGTATTCGCTGTTCTGCTTAAAGTACAAGTGAAGATGATACAGCGTGCTGAGCACCTGGTATGGCCGTGACATCATCTCGTTAGCATCAAAGCTTAGCGGCTCGATAGGGCTTGCCTTCCACATTAGATAAAACCGGACAAGGTCAGCAGGATGCTCACGTAGCATCTCGCCTGCTTCGAGCATGTTTCCAAGGCTCTTGCTCATCTTGTTGCCCTTTTTGTCGAGTACATGACCCTGGAAGAGGAACGACTTGTACGGCGATGAGCCGCTCATTATCACATTTTCGACTAGAAGCGTATACGCCCAGCCTCTCGTCTGGTCTATCCCCTCGGTGAAAAACGGCGCCGGTATGTGCTGTACATACTCGTTATCCGTGAGTGACGAGAATGGCGCAGAGCCGCTGTTGTGCCATGTATCGAGGACGAACTGCTCCCTCTTTGTGTTGGTTCCACCGCACTTGCTGCACTTTATCTTTACCTCGTCTATCCATGGCCTGTGCAGCTCAAATTTCCCGGGGGGTTCTGCCGCGGCAGCCTCTATCTCCTGTCTAGAGTACAGCCAGTTTCTGTTCTTGCAGTCGGTACAGTTCCACACGGGTAAAGGGCAGCCCCAAAAGCGCTCCCGGGATATGCACCATGGGTGCTTCTCTTTCACTATTCCGAGGAATCTGTTTCTTGGCTGCTCAAAGAAATACTCTACGCTTTCAGCCGCATCCACAACCTCGCTGCCCAGTTTGCCAAGCTTGTAGAACCAGCCCCTTCTTGCAAGCCAGACTATCCTGTGGTGCGAGCGCCAGCAGAGCGGGTACTTGTGCCGGAGCTTTCCTATGCGGACAAGGGCGCCCCTTTCCTTGAGGTCCTCCACTATGACACGGTCCGCATCCCGGACGAACAAACCAGAGTATTTGCCTGCATCTGGCGTGAACTTTACCTCGTCGTCTATAGGGCAGAATATCTCCACTCCCCTTTTGTGGGCTATCTTGATGTCCTCTTCGCCGTTGGCAGGCGACAGGTGCACAAGCCCGCTGCCCGTGCTGGCATCTACAAACTCCTCTGATACGGCCACATGGTAGCCCCTCCCCGATAGCTCCCGGAGGGCGGGCACCTCCTCGTATAGAGGATGGACGTACTTTAGCCCCTCGAACTCGGATCCCTTTGAGCTCTTTTCTATAGAGTATTCCTCTATGCCCACCTCCTTGAAGAACTCTGCTGTGCGGGTGGCCCCCACTATCCACGTTTCATCCCCTACGCGGACATGGTTGTAGTCTTCGTCAGGATGGAGGCCGACCATCGCGTCTGTAACCAGAGTAAAGGGCATAGTAGTCCAGATTATGAGGTATACATCCCGGTCGTCCAGTTTTACCTTGTAGTATAGAGATGGGTCGCTGACCTCTTCATACCCCTGGTTGACCTCTGCATGGCTTAGGGACGCCTGGCAGCTCGGACAGTACGCTATTACGGTAAAGTCGACCTCGAGGATGCCCCGCTCGTTTGCCTTTTTTAGTACCTGCCATTCTCTTTCTATGAAATCATCCCGGTAGGTCCAGTAGGCCTTGTCCTGGTTTAGCGATACGCCCAGCAGCCGGTCTGCTTCTTTCCACTGTACCTGGTATTTTCCCACCAGGGCCTTGCACTCGGCTACAAGTTTTTCTATTCCCATGGATTCGACTAGCTCGCTTTTGCCTTCTGCCACGCCGAGCTCCTTTTGGACCTGCAGTTCTACGGGGAGCCCCTGCGTGTCCCATCCCGCGTTGAAGATCACCCTTTTTCCGCGCAGGGTATTGTACCGGTACCAGAGGTCCTTGATCACCCTGCCTCTCAGGTGCCCCGCGTGGGGGGGCCCGTTCATGGTGGGGGGCCCCTCGATGAACATGACCTCTTCCCTGTTGCCTGATTCTGCTATCATCCTGTCAAGGTCTGCACCCTCCAGGTGGGATCTCACCTCTTCTTCTATTCCCTTGGGGTCGTACTTTTCGCGCAGTTCCATGACTTGGGCACTATATCACACACTAAATTAGTATTGACTGTATATTTCTTGGAATATATACCGGGTGCGGCGGCGGCCGTTTGTTGAACGTGCTCGTGGTAGGCTCCGGTGGGCGCGAGCATGCACTGGGCTGGCGGCTCTCCCAGAGCCCGGGTGTCGAGGAGGTCTTT
Coding sequences within it:
- a CDS encoding isoleucyl-tRNA synthetase (COG0060), with translation MELREKYDPKGIEEEVRSHLEGADLDRMIAESGNREEVMFIEGPPTMNGPPHAGHLRGRVIKDLWYRYNTLRGKRVIFNAGWDTQGLPVELQVQKELGVAEGKSELVESMGIEKLVAECKALVGKYQVQWKEADRLLGVSLNQDKAYWTYRDDFIEREWQVLKKANERGILEVDFTVIAYCPSCQASLSHAEVNQGYEEVSDPSLYYKVKLDDRDVYLIIWTTMPFTLVTDAMVGLHPDEDYNHVRVGDETWIVGATRTAEFFKEVGIEEYSIEKSSKGSEFEGLKYVHPLYEEVPALRELSGRGYHVAVSEEFVDASTGSGLVHLSPANGEEDIKIAHKRGVEIFCPIDDEVKFTPDAGKYSGLFVRDADRVIVEDLKERGALVRIGKLRHKYPLCWRSHHRIVWLARRGWFYKLGKLGSEVVDAAESVEYFFEQPRNRFLGIVKEKHPWCISRERFWGCPLPVWNCTDCKNRNWLYSRQEIEAAAAEPPGKFELHRPWIDEVKIKCSKCGGTNTKREQFVLDTWHNSGSAPFSSLTDNEYVQHIPAPFFTEGIDQTRGWAYTLLVENVIMSGSSPYKSFLFQGHVLDKKGNKMSKSLGNMLEAGEMLREHPADLVRFYLMWKASPIEPLSFDANEMMSRPYQVLSTLYHLHLYFKQNSEYDGYGGGTAAEAKTAGLLRPPDIWILSKLQGLIRDAAGYSERCRLHEYARSLESFIINMLSQVYVPIVRGELWDEDDSKKDRRMAIYAVISEVLQALDVMLHPISPYTTEYLYQGVFRDKQSILLEGWPREDPLLEDRALEESFDLLRDAASAAAAARMKGKLKRRWPLVGGTVCVGSGQMSKIMPLYDLLLSQINLEKCDIVEVGAEDDLGYLLALKRLGLPVSAEIKLDRKAVGPRAGRLMGGLVSAFEGMGREEIIASFEGYGSLKVDVEGKEITLGPGDITVKIEAGEGFVFARHGDAAALISIYRSKELLAKGLVKDLARRLQKLRKDRAYRPTDMLEQACIDGLDPEQIAMIKERKDELAFLVRVNRIEIGGSCAEYSEEEMDGQKIRISVE